In a genomic window of Erigeron canadensis isolate Cc75 chromosome 5, C_canadensis_v1, whole genome shotgun sequence:
- the LOC122600090 gene encoding COP1-interactive protein 1-like, translating to MGKRRFRNRIKSMVGGLIDIDKDEELKGSNIETEDNYKKIIELVNEDDQQDKNKLVGLLEEFHNRYQSIYERYDNITGKLKEKVRSKKEKEKDSSSSSSSDSDDSSNKNGSKNGKLENQIDMVTDSLKEELQAANIEIDELKRKLKVETEEKIVLKSQVTETEEMFNELKLQSDGLHEENSKLLAENRDLSLKLENFTVVESELYRKIEDINRENTGLIMEKETALTTIEELRAIIVELKGEKKDLESELVGLKCEFSEMKDKLQTTEEEISILFQKLENAELENKTLSVECSQLREQLAEKENELSMQTEMNESFKNEAESKMSGIREELESLRFQKTEIEKQKEDEILALQENLNNLQRELESLHIQVNDKQLELESIIIQKLESENLIKCLKEEITNMNSDQERLLGEKEIHRSLIKELENKIEEMSNEIQSGHQSKEQIVDQLEETIEDLKSDLEMRGDEINTLTETVRNLEVKIRLANQKLRVTEQMLNETEHDHATKEEKLHQENKTLMDKMSTLSQTITAIKQEVQEKVHETLTGIDSLNVKFEEDYGHLTTRVYEIRNEIQAAQIQVKHMNEDTKQKTEEMVTKLKVSAGENASLMKSLENMKIGIVKKDEKIGELENTILMKEEWISGFGEDKREAIKQLCIWADYHRDRYDHLQELLLKTTPGSRRQTVS from the exons ATGGGGAAGCGTCGTTTTAGAAATAGAATCAAGTCCATGGTTGGAGGTCTCATTGACATCGACAAAGATGAGGAACTTAAAGGGAGCAATATAG AAACGGAGGACAATTACAAGAAGATTATAGAGCTTGTGAATGAGGATGATCAACAAGATAAGAACAAACTTGTTGGATTGCTTGAGGAATTCCACAATCGTTACCAATCAATTTATGAGCGTTATGATAATATAACTGGCAAACTGAAAGAGAAAGTCcgttcaaagaaagaaaaagaaaaagattctTCTTCCTCGTCAAgttctgattcagatgattcTTCTAATAAAAATGGAAGCAAAAACGGGAAGTTGGAAAACCAGATTGATATGGTGACAGACAGCCTCAAGGAAGAGCTTCAAGCAGCTAATATAGAGATTGACGAGTTAAAGAGaaagttaaaagttgaaacAGAAGAAAAGATAGTATTAAAGTCACAAGTAACAGAAACAGAAGAAATGTTTAACGAGTTGAAACTCCAATCTGATGGATTGCATGAAGAAAACTCCAAACTTTTGGCTGAAAATAGAGATCTCAGTTTGAAACTTGAGAACTTCACAGTGGTTGAAAGTGAACTGTATCGGAAAATAGAAGATATCAATAGAGAAAACACCGGTTTGATAATGGAGAAAGAAACAGCCCTGACTACTATCGAAGAACTAAGAGCCATTATTGTTGAATTGAAAGGAGAAAAGAAGGATCTCGAGTCAGAATTAGTAGGCTTGAAATGTGAATTCAGTGAAATGAAAGACAAATTGCAAACAACAGAAGAGGAGATATCGATTCTGTTTCAAAAATTGGAAAATGCTGAGTTGGAGAACAAAACTCTCTCTGTTGAATGTAGCCAATTAAGAGAACAGTTAGCTGAGAAAGAAAATGAGCTTTCAATGCAGACGGAAATGAATGAATCTTTCAAGAACGAAGCTGAAAGTAAAATGAGTGGTATCAGGGAAGAACTCGAGTCTTTACGATTCCAAAAAACAGAAATTGAAAAGcagaaagaagatgaaatatTGGCTCTCCAAGAGAATCTCAACAATCTGCAAAGGGAATTGGAATCTTTACACATTCAGGTGAATGATAAGCAACTAGAATTAGAATCCATAATCATCCAAAAACTAGAATCCGAAAATCTGATCAAGTGTTTGAAAGAGGAGATCACAAATATGAACAGTGATCAAGAAAGATTACTGGGGGAAAAGGAAATACACAGGTCCTTGATCAAAGAACTTGAGAATAAAATTGAAGAAATGTCAAATGAAATCCAAAGTGGTCACCAGTCGAAAGAACAGATTGTTGATCAGCTGGAAGAAACCATAGAAGACCTCAAAAGTGATCTTGAAATGAGAGGAGATGAAATAAACACGTTGACTGAAACAGTCCGAAATCTGGAGGTCAAAATCAGGCTAGCAAACCAGAAGCTTCGTGTAACTGAACAGATGTTAAACGAGACCGAACACGATCACGCAACCAAAGAAGAAAAACTgcatcaagaaaacaaaacttTAATGGACAAAATGTCTACATTGTCCCAAACGATCACCGCCATCAAACAAGAGGTCCAAGAAAAAGTCCACGAGACCTTGACTGGCATTGACTCGCTCAATGTAAAGTTTGAAGAGGATTACGGACACTTGACAACACGTGTTTATGAAATCAGAAATGAAATCCAAGCCGCACAGATTCAGGTCAAGCATATGAACGaagatacaaaacaaaaaactgaaGAAATGGTGACGAAGTTAAAAGTTTCTGCAGGGGAGAATGCCAGTTTGATGAAATCATTGGAGAACATGAAGATTGGAATTGTGAAAAAGGATGAAAAGATTGGAGAGCTAGAGAACACAATCCTTATGAAAGAAGAATGGATATCAGGTTTTGGAGAGGATAAACGGGAGGCTATAAAGCAGCTGTGCATATGGGCTGATTATCACCGTGATCGTTATGATCATCTTCAAGAGCTACTTTTGAAGACAACTCCGGGTTCAAGAAGGCAGACAGTGAGTTAA